AAAAAGAAGTAATGATAGAGATCAAAATTGATTTCCTGTATGCCTTTGTATCTCGCTCATGTATTGTAAATCTCACAGTTGCTGACCACCATCACTGTTGATGAGCCTGCACCTGGAATGAAAACCATAGTGAGCTTCAGAGTTCCTGACCAGAGGTCTGGCAAGGTAAATGGTTCCATAATTGCGTGGCTGAATTTTATTGCCATTAACAATTTGTTAAAGATTTTAAATGCTAATGTGTTGTTGGCCTCTGGACAGGTTGAGCTTCAATACTTGCATGACTATGTGGGAGTATGCACCAGTGTTGGTTTGACTGCAAACCCGATTGTGAACTTCTCTGGTGTGATTGGGACGAATATGCTAGCTTTGGGGTCTGATGTTTCATTTGATACTAAAACCGGAAATTTCACCAAATACAATGCTGGAGTGAGTTTTTCCAATGCAGATCTGATTGCTTCAGTTACCTTGTGAGTGGTTTCCTTCTATAATTTTTATTATGCAACATCATTAACATATACGAGTATATTTTTGTTCAATTAATGGCTAGTACATTCCCTTTATATTCTTTTATGAAGAAGATTGGTTCATTCCTTTATCCGGTTGTCCTAGCACTTAGCCGAAAATAGGGAATAATCTTTGAACGAGCAAAATGTCGCACCTTCTGTCACATACTGTAGCAATATTATAGTTTGCTATGTTATCGTTGTCCGAGCTTGCCTATAAATAAATAACCCTAATTTAAGATTTGGATAAAATTAACTTGTTTGTTCCATGTTAAAATCCATCAACTTCACAAGAAgagttctttcttttgttgcATTTGATGGACTAACTTTAGCTGAGAATTTAGAAGAAAAAGATTTGACAGGATGGAAGTGCTTTCTACTGTGTATACTACCAGTGACTTAATTAGTAAATAGTTGTATGTTTTTATCGAGTGTTGGTGAACTTAAATCCTTTTCTGTTTGCTTTTTCTTGGATGATAACAATTGCCTTGGAATCACTTGAACAACACAGGAACGACAAGACTGACAGTCTAAATGCATCCTACTACCACCATGTTAATCCCCTAACCAACACATCTGTTGGTGCGGAGGTGACTCGCATCTTCTCAACCAGTGAAAACACCATCACTCTTGGTGCTCAACACGCAATCGACCCATTAACAAATATGAAGGCACGTTTCAACAACTCTGGCAAGGCTAGTGCACTTATCCAGCACGAGTGGCGCCCCAAGTCAACAATCTCTCTCTCTGCTGAGGTGGACACCAAAGCCATTGAGAAAAGTGCTAAGGTTGGATTGGCATTGGCTCTTAAGCCATGAGCAGTCGTCATACACCCACTGTTCCATGTTCTTTACTTAGCGTTGCTGACACTATTTCAGGTTGGTTAGGTGTATTTTGGTCTGTAAAAAATAATATGAGTTTGACAAACTTGTGTCTACACTTATCAGCTATCCTTAGTTTTGTTAATTTCCCGACCAATTATTGTTAAATGGTTGGCTGGTGACAGTTTTTTGAGTATTAGAGGACAGGTTGAAGTTCAACGGAAGTTAGTTGGATTAGATCATGATCAAATCACAGGATATTTCGATTAAAAAGGCTGTTTTATCATGTTTTTGAGCCCCTTCTACCCCCTAGAGTTTTTTTTGGATCGGAATGCTATATTCTTTTCATCGCGAATTTTTTTTCTGGTTAACTAACTGTTCTGAGTACTAGAGGGATCGTTCTTGGAATCCCTGTTGTGTGGTGTTCTTGTTGGTTATAGATGCTGAATATCTGTGAACATTGATAAGATGATAGAAGTGTTGCGATTTGGATTTTGGTTAGGAATGAAGGGTGGGCTTTCCACAGTTTGAAGTAGGTTGTCAAGGCTAAGGTTTAAACAGGTGCTATCTGGTAACAAAAAGTTCCAAGTCTGTTTTGGTAAGGTGTCAGCTTGATCGGCGTGTGGTGTGCTTGAAACGGCAGCGTAGCGGAAAAGCTCAAACTTAAATACCTGAACATGAGCTGGGAGGAAATCGATTACAGACCGCATGCCTTGAATTGGGGAGTGGCCTCCTATAAATTCATTTATTGTTTTGTGTGCTCGTTAGATAATTTGACGGTCACTTTGTCAACTATTCCGGAGCATTAGGCATGTATTCTCCAGTTTTCTGCAAAACTAACCTTGTGGCTTGTGTGTTTCAAATACTAcaatattccatttttcttttgttctgCATCTGTATTATCTTTAATTATGTACTTTGCAGTTAATACATCTCCAGTTTTATTAGTGTTCTCTTTGTTCTGATGATCTACGGCCTACGAGTTACAGTTATACATCGAGCATTATACTTCAACTTTATCATGTACTTTGCAGCTGAAACATATCTCAAGTATTACTATAAATTCCAGAAACTCCTTGCTATTCTCTGTTTCCCCAAGTCTTCACTATTCTTTGGCAAAAAGTTTAAAGAATCGTGCACTGTACGGAGTATTCATTCTTAAACAGCTATACACAAGGAGTTGAAGTCACAACAAAAATAATATACACAAATGACATATACAAATACACAATGAAAGGTAATTATCaataacaaacaagtgttttcaCACGAGAATATTGTATTTCAGGAAAGGAGATTGATCAAAGCACCATGTTTCCTTCCAGGACAAAAAGCGGTATCCAACTTTGAAGAGCTAAAGAGCAGCAGCATATTTTTGATGAGTGGTGAAGGTTATGAGTGAGATGATGAAGCTTGAAGAAGTCCATCTCTGATCTGTGTGGCAATGTCACGCACAGCACCAGGGCCGTGTGGGATAAACACAGTTGATGTCTTGGAAGCTGCACCGATATCCTTCATGGTGTCAAAGTATTGTGTGACAAGGATCATGTCCATTACATCCTTAGTACTTGTCCCAGGAACTTTATCCGAGAAGCCAAGTACACTATCTCTAAGACCATCAACAATTGCCTGTCGTTGCCTGGCGATACCCATCCCTGAGAGGTACTTGGATTCTGCCTCTCCTTCAGCTCTTTTAATCTGTAGAATCTTCTCTGCTTCAGCTTTGTCATTTGCTGCTACCCTAAATCTTGAAGCTGACAAAGTTTATACCCTTAATTAGAGTGAGACGTGTAAATGCAATTATGGATCAGTCAAGgaacaattcaacaaaaatcataTCGTTCTGTCATTTAGTACACTCTCATTCAAATGTCTTTTTTCTTTATTGAAGCCTAAATAATGTACAGAACCCCCTTAATTGCTAATGTTTAAGTCAGATTGACAGAAATGATAGTCTTACCAGCATTGATTTCATTCATAGCCCGCTTTACACGTTCATCAGGTTCGATATCAGTAATGAGCGTTTGAACAATTTCAAATCCGTAGTGGGACATTGCCTGTAAAATTCCTCAGTTTTGAGCGGCAAATTCAGACTCATAGACAGGAGTATATAGATAAACTTACATTGTCGAGTTCATCAGCAACTGCTTTGGCAATTTCATTCTTCTGCTCAAACACATCATCCAGGTTTAGCTTTGGAACACTGGCTCTGATCACTATAAAATCAGAAAAAAGTGAAACGTTTATCAGGTTTTGCAGTCAGAAAGCTGCACTATTCAATAAGATTGTCATATTTACCATCAAATACATAGGCCTGAATTTGAGATTGAGTGTCACTGAGCTTGTAAAATGCATCACTTGCCTTCTCAGCTAGGACACGATATTGAATGGAAGCAATAACATTGACAAACACATTGTCCTGCACATGTCATTCTACACTCATTGTCCAAACTTCAACATAAGTAAGAAAGCTGGCAGCATTAATTTAGTAAGACATATGGAGACAGACCTTGGTCTTGGTCTCACAGCGTACATCTAACTGTTGTACACGAAGACTGAGCTTGCCTGCTATCTGATCGCCGATGAACCAAGGGACACAATGGCACCCTGGCCCTAGCacatcatcaaattttccaaAGTTCCCCTTAATAGCAACAGTGGATTGGTCAACTTGAACACAGCAGAACAGGTTTCCCATCACCCTGGTCTATGTAATTCACCTTACAGTTAGTTACAGCCACAGGAAAAATTCACACCATAAAAGGCGTTATGAGATTATAtacaagaaaaagaacaacacatTAATTAGATAAGGTCTTCATTATAGTTGAACAGGATTTCGGATTTTGGGTTGCTTAATTGCATTGTATTTCTGGTTTTCTGTTCAAGTACTTGGAAAAGGTTACATATTCATCACAAGACAATTTATGAAAATATACAAAATTTTCTGTAGTTTTAGTCGATTAATCTCTATTTAGATGATTATAGTCGGGTCAAAGCCAGGAATCCTTACAAGTTTAGGACCTACCCCATATGAATTAGGTTGCTCCCTCTCAAACACAGGTGACAATTTAGCCAGTTTTATTATGTCGTGTTACAAAGGATGTTAGCTACTGATTGTATGATCAATATAATCTCCCATCTTTTCTAACCCCAAAAGTcaccaaaaatcaaaacttaAAACAAGATCATAACATTTACAAACATATTGACAGTAATTCTTACAGATAAAAGGAGGGAGGTAGATGTACAAACGTGGTGGCAGTGCCGGTGTTGAAGACAATCCGTTGGCGAAAATGGTGTAGCACCCAAGAATCACAAAGATGGTAAGCAGAGTCATTTCCCTTTTTATAATGGTAAGGTGGTAACTGCCTTTCTCAGCAAGTTCTGATCGTTTGACTTTCAACCTGTTTCCTACAAGAATTTGCCTGCCTTAACACTTAACAAAGTTATAATTACccagtttatctgattttttaGATGAGACTGTTCtttaaaatagaataaaataggTTAGGTTACGTTCCGTTCTGTTCAAATACTTGTAAAATGCATGTGTTAAAAGTTATGCTCAAAATTAGTGGGACTAGGTCGTTTATTTTAGGATTATGAACATTACTAATGGGTAGTAATGAGGTAGTGCGTTATTCCACATTCTAGCAATTTAGTATGTTAATTAGCCTATAATTTAAGGATCTATTCTGttcatttcagacaaaataagttcagataatataagttcagcaaaaataattttttcagacatattcacacacaaataagtttatttcagacaaaataagttttattcagataaaataagttcagttaagcttagataatataaattcagtcaaaataagtccaatagaacagAGCCTTAAAGATTTTTGGTGTAACTTCATTAATTGGATTGAATGAAATAGTAGTAGAATTTCGTTAATTACATTCATCCCCCTCTTTCATCTCTATTCTAATTTCAACACGGTATCAAGAACCGATGATCTTTGTGAGACCTGATTTATTTTTCACCTTGGTGTTATCTCTTTCTTTCAACGACGTCCAATACCTTTCACTTTCTATACCCACATTCATAAAAGGAGAGAATTATAACACATGGGCTAtcaaaataaaatcatatttgAAAGCTATGAGTTTGTGGGAAGCAACTAAGGGGATGACTCAACCCCTCTTCAAGAAAATTCAACTGTATCCCAAATAAAAAAGCACGACGAAGAAGCGGCAAAGAAAGCAAAAGCACTTTCATGTATTCATTCGGCTGTGTCGGACGAAATCTTACAAGTATCATGACTTGTGAGACACCAAATGAGGCATATGATAGGCTAAACGAAGAGTTTGAGGGCAATGTTCAAACAAAGTTGATGCAAGTTTTGAACCTGAAACGAGAAGTTGATATGCAAAGGATGAAGAAGAGCAAAACCATTAAAGTGTAAGTACACTTCTGACCACTGTTAATCAAATTAGATTACTTGGTGAAACATTTTCCAACGAGAGAGTGGTTGATAAGGTTTTAGTGAGTGTTCTTAAAAAATATGAGCCAACATTTCCTCACTTGAAGATTCTCAGGACTTCTAAAATATAACCGTAACCGAGTTAGTCAATGATCTTAATGCTGTAGACCAAAGGAGATCAATGAGGGAAGAAGAAAATGGAATGGAAGAAGCCTTATTGGTCAAATCTTCGTACCATTAAGGGAAAGGAAAACCCCAAATGTAACCATTGTCATATGGTTGGTCATGATTGTTGCCCGCATAAGGGAAAGCCAAAATGTTTCAAGTGTCAAACATTTGGGCATTTGGCAAGGAATTGCAGGCTTTAATACGTCGAGGAAACATCTATGGCATAAGTGGTCGTAGAAGAaattttgttttagaagatgggtgaTAATGTGCGCTGAAGAAGTGCGCTAAATCAGAGGTTGGTGATAACGTGCATCGACAACAGTGATATGATGTTAGAAGTGTATCACGAAGGAAGAGACGTGCtccatttattttaattatgaaacTTTGAAGCAAAGGGGTATATTAAAGGCAGTGCTTCAAAATATGGTTACGTAATTTTAGTCAATATAGTTTTGGTTTTACAaactaatttaaattaataattatttaatcatGTATTTTAGTTAATGCTCCAAAATTAGTGGCACGTGGGTCAAGTAAGTTAGTGCAgtttaggatttgtttgattatGATAAGTTAGTTTTGTTAGTGGAGTTAAATGTGAGATCATTTTTACCCACATTGCTTGTCAATTGCTTTCTTATTACAAATTAGTTTCATATATAAGCCTATATATATGGGTCTAGTATTTTTATTTTGAGTTAATCAAGCAATCAGTTAAGTACTTTATGGTTTCTACTCCACCTCCTTTGTTTATCTTTTAATctcaacatggtatcagagccgggtTAAATCCcttaaagagagagagaaagagagtgaAAAATAATTAAGCTATTGCAGGGCATCTTCTATTTTGTGAGTGAAAAAATGAATGGGCAAACCACCATGGCATGAGTGgttgaaaaaaagaaaaatattgatgatgatgattatgtGCATAGTGACGAGAACTCCTTCATAAGTTCGTGCAGAGAGAGGTGCTCCGAAAATATATTGTTGGTGATAATGTGCGTCAACAAATTGTGTAAGTGATGTACATCACAAATGGAAGTGTCGGCAAGATGTTACGAAAATTGACGAAAAGTGCGTCACAAATAGAAGAGTAATCATTCATAATTTCTACTAATTAAGAAGCAAGAGGGTGTGTTAAAAGTTATACTCAAAATTATTGTGTTAGTGGTCCTTAATTTTAGGATCATGAATATTATCAGTGGACAGTAATGAGTTAGTGGGTTATTCGGTATTCCACATTCTAGCAATATAATATGTTTATGGTCTTATAAGAGGTTTTTGATATAACTTCATTAACTGAATTGAATAAAATAGTAATATAATTTTGTTACATTCTTTCACCTTTAGCATTTCAATTCTAGTTTCTACAAAATGGGCCTCAAGAATACCAACAAAGTGGGTGCATCCTGCATCAACAATTACGGACAACGAAATCCCTAGACAATACTGCTAGCTCTAATATTCTCTCTCGTAGAATAAGCCCTGATGATCAGATAAATCAGCAGCATGATCATCATCTCAATCTTCGATAGCAGCTCAGACTTTGAGTGATAATTCATGCAAGAGAACAACATATCAAGTACGTAGTATAAAAAGGTAGACGACATCAGTTAATTGGATGGAATATACAATGTTACATCTTATTTTGGTTGCGTTAAACAATATTGTTTTGATTCGTATTTCCGTTAAATGGGATTTTTAAGAAGTCGTGTTTGGCATTAACTCATTAAGATGTGATTGTTTTGTTCAGAGTGTCATTATTTCCGTTGCATAATTATACCTCACCTTTCATAAGAGAGTTAACGATAGTAACATCTTTAGAAACTAGTCCAAAATGGCAAAATGCATGCATTGGTATATACAAAGTTACAACCACATTATACAGTTTTGTTCATAATCATATTGGAGAGGCCACACCAAACTAAACATAAAAAACAACAGTACATAACCACATTTGTACTTGGTTTTTTCCATGATACTACGCTAATAAGCCACTAAAATAATATCATTTCCACACAAGCAACACTGAATTAAATGCAGAAAAACAAGCATAAaccaattccaaattcaaagaaCCAAATAACCATTACTGAACTAAGTGGGTATACTTTGACAATATTTATAGGGGGTTGGTTATCACTTATCAGTTATCAgtgag
This sequence is a window from Spinacia oleracea cultivar Varoflay chromosome 1, BTI_SOV_V1, whole genome shotgun sequence. Protein-coding genes within it:
- the LOC110800065 gene encoding hypersensitive-induced reaction 1 protein; this translates as MGNLFCCVQVDQSTVAIKGNFGKFDDVLGPGCHCVPWFIGDQIAGKLSLRVQQLDVRCETKTKDNVFVNVIASIQYRVLAEKASDAFYKLSDTQSQIQAYVFDVIRASVPKLNLDDVFEQKNEIAKAVADELDNAMSHYGFEIVQTLITDIEPDERVKRAMNEINAASRFRVAANDKAEAEKILQIKRAEGEAESKYLSGMGIARQRQAIVDGLRDSVLGFSDKVPGTSTKDVMDMILVTQYFDTMKDIGAASKTSTVFIPHGPGAVRDIATQIRDGLLQASSSHS
- the LOC110800064 gene encoding mitochondrial outer membrane protein porin of 34 kDa, which encodes MAKGPGLYTDIGKRARDLLYKDYQTDQKFSITTYSPTGVAITSNGTKKGELFLGDVSTQVKRNNVTADIKVDTNSNLLTTITVDEPAPGMKTIVSFRVPDQRSGKVELQYLHDYVGVCTSVGLTANPIVNFSGVIGTNMLALGSDVSFDTKTGNFTKYNAGVSFSNADLIASVTLNDKTDSLNASYYHHVNPLTNTSVGAEVTRIFSTSENTITLGAQHAIDPLTNMKARFNNSGKASALIQHEWRPKSTISLSAEVDTKAIEKSAKVGLALALKP